gttgTCCCacgggcaggagggatgggtcCAAAATAGGGGAAAATGAAGTAAATCTTTTCAATCGCTActggtcatagagttctgcatggaatgtaaccaaatttgacaaGAAACATCCTGTGGAGAAGAGTAATAAAATTTGtctagattttggctctgaccccatggAGCAGAAATAGTTGAGCCCAATAGGAATATTAAAGGGAAAATTCCTTgagaaaagaaacaattatttaatgaacctgtatatagaacattacttagcattacaaaccaggtgagcgatacaggccctctgtgCCACTTGTAATTAAGTATTGCTAGGTGTACAAAGAATAAGTTTACAGAGTTATAGATACATGAACAAGCTGTATCACTCAGCTGATGGGGCTCGCTTCTTTGACTCCATTATTGGTTTATCATTTAGTTCCAATACCTTGTTTGGGCACCCAATCAACGGGAATGCTTTGGTTTCCTGTTCTTTACATATGCATGGGATGATAAACTTTGTTATAAAAGTGTGTGTCACAGTAATGAAAGTTTTGTTTGATAACAGGTATACTTTCCGCAATTACTTGGCCAGCGACCTTGGTTTCCATGGCAGGTGTGATAGATAACCCCTGGAGTGTATGTATACAGAGAGCAACAGCAGTCGGGCGGGAGCTGGCCGAGGTGTTACTGGCCAGGGAACAGGTATGTATACTTCTATAGAGGAAATTAATAACGATTACTAAAATCTGTGTCAGTCAGGGATAAGGAATGGGTACAATCGCCTGCTGAAACAGCTTTTAAAGTTTCTTTTATTGTACTGAAATCATGTAGTTTTCTGATCTTAAGTTTTCTTCAGTTTAtatctattcaaataatatCTATTCATTCATAATTTCTTGTGTTATATGATAGTCCTTTCTCACCTTAAAATGGTAATAATACCAAAATGTAAACTTATCTTAGTTATGCTTAATGGTCATAATTATTGAATACAAATTAAATGGCATGAAGTTTTATGTGGACAAATATATACCAGTAGATAAATAGATCTTCTCAAAAAGCCATTTATTGACAAATATTCTTAATGTTGTATTGCAGGGTCAGCGACCTGTCACTCTGATAGGATTTAGTCTTGGTGCTAGAGTTGTCTTCTCTTGTTTAGAGGAACTCTCCAAAAGAAAGGGTAGGTTATAATTGTCCCACATTGTCACagttgaatttcaaataaatcataGAAAATTCCTTTTACATAGACAGTTTCAGGATAAAAATTATAGAGGACATTACATTGTTTTGTTCACTACGAAATGGGTTCTTTTGGGAGAAATGAAAAGTATTTTCCAGCATGTTTCACATACTGTACTCACATCTATATGCTCTCTagtatcaaattaaataaagttCAGCAAACCTCACATCTTTATCACTTGTAAATCTGATAATTGTTATACAGGCTGTGAGGGGATCATAGAGGACGCCATACTGTTGGGGGCACCAGTCTCAGGGGATCCCAAACTCTGGTGCGGCTTAACACGAGTTGTCAGCGGGAAAATTATAAACGGCTACTGCAGGTAAACTCATAAAACATTGTCtacataatttattatatattaagcAGAAAAGAGATTTCTTGATATTTCTGCTGGAATTGATCCTAGTCAAAATGTTACATCTTGTTTGTATTGACTGTTTGTGAGAGCTCCTACTGATTTCTGGACCATTAACTGAATTCCATCATTTTTTGTTGCTGATCAGAGGTGACTGGCTGTTGATCATTTATTTAATTCTGtcattatttgtacatttacTTAATTCTgtcattatttgtatatttacttgCTTCCGCCGTTATTTGTACATTTACTTGATTCTGTcgttatttgtatttttacttaattCTGTTGTTATTTGTACATTTACTTAATTCTGTCGTTGTTTGTACATTTACTTAATTCCGtcattatttgtacatttacTTAATTCTGTTCTTATTTGTACATATACTTGATTCTGtcattatttgtacatttacTTAATTCTgtcattatttgtatatttacttaATTCTGgcattatttgtacatttacTTAATTCCAtcgttatttgaatatttacttaattctgtcattatttgtacatttacTTAATTCTgtcattatttgtatatttacttaATTCTGTcgttatttgtatatttacttaattctgtcattatttgtacatttacTTAATTCTGgcattatttgtacatttacTTAATTCTGgcattatttgtacatttcctTAATTCAATCTTTCTCGGTTGTGGATCAGAGGTGACTGGCTGTTGAAGTTCCTGTTTCGTACTGCGTCCGTCCACCTAACTACAGTTGCGGGCCTTAGCCCCATTAAGTGGGACAATCGCCGTATGCATAACATTGATCTCAGTGATGTGGTGAGTTGGCTTAATTTGGTGTTCACCCTCAAATAATCCTGTCATCCACAATTAAACCTCTGCCCAGAATTAAACTTGCACATATCATTAAGCTCCTTTGGTTTTACAGCAAAATCTTTCAATTTGAAAATGTACCACTTGTTAGTACATAATGTACTTTTATATGGCTATCATAATATTGCATCATTTTGTGATGAATGGCCCTTATATTGAAGCCtcaatgataaatatatatatacttgattACAGCGATATACATTACCAATGCATTCTTTCAGGTAACAGTAGACTTTGTTAATAATACAATTAACTCACATTTGTAACAAtagatttcattgttttatttttgatattaaagGTAAATGGCCACaaagattatttaaaacaaCTTGATGTCATCATGAAAGTTGTTGGTTTGAGAACTAAAGGTGATGTGAAGTTACCGTCCAAACACGGGGATCTGCTTTCGCCGGGGAATGATTCCGATAGCTTTACAAGCAGTGACAGCGAGGTAGATACAACGTCTGATGTCGTACGAAACACCGCCCTACCGGCGGATAAAGATCAAATAACAAGGTGCTCAGAAGGTAATGTGGACGAATCAGATCTGAGTTTTGTAGTTTTGCCTAATGGAACCACATGTGGAGAAGGCAGTGTGGATTCTGAGGCTCCACAATCATCCTCAGACGAGGGCCGCATACACAGCGTCGATGAGCTGAGTGAGGATGAACATCAAGCCAGTACTAAACACATGTTGACCGACTCGTCAGATCTTAGCTTTGAACCAATTACTGAAAACCCTGATAGCATGTCTAAAGATGTTCCAATCAATCTGTCAGATCTCAACCAGAAGTCTGTAGCTAATCACGCTAGAGGGTCGAAAAAAGACTCTGCTGATTTACCCGATCTTAACTTCAAATCTGCAAACGACGACTCTCGCTTGTCTATGACCAACCCGATGGTCCTTAGCTCGGAGTCGGTAGCTGAAAAACCCAAAATGAAATCCAAACATGTTGACCACATCATAGATGACACTGATTTGAGTTTCATGCCAATCGATGATTTACCTGGTAGTGATTCTGATTTCTCGTTTGAGAAAAAAGCACcgtgtaattttgaaaatctcAAAATCAAGAAGGATGAAGCTCAAAACAACGATTCAAATACTCCTGAATGTAGCAATGAACCCAGTGACCAATCAGATTTGAGTTTTGTTGAAATAAGAGAAGACAGTTTGGAGAAAGATGGTGGTGAAGAAATATCAGTCGACTTGTCAAACAGAAGCTTTAAACAATACCTCGGAACAGTGATAGATTGTGATCTCGAGGCAGACTAGATACTATGTCTTCAACTCACTCACCCCTGAAAGCTCATTTGGACTTTCCTATTACTAAAGCTGGAGCAGCTCATTCTTGATATACAGGGATGGACGGTTTAACATGCTGAACCATACCAGCCTTAACATTTAGTGCAAtgcttttgttttcattataattTATAGTGTAAAGGATGATAATATTTACTAAGAACTTTTTCTTCAAGTCATCGTGGTCTGATTTATTTCTCCACTTTTTCAACTTAATTTTCTAAAAagtaggattttttttattttaaattttacatatCTGTATTCAAATTAATTGTGGCACTAGGAATCTATTTTTCCCTCATTATGTTAATCGGTCAAGGACATGACTACTGATAATACACAGAAACTGGTTGTTCAGATATGAAACTTTGGCATCATGTTAGTGGTACTGGTATATAACTAAAAATTTGACTgtttgttttattctgtatcAGAGGGGGGTACTGTTGTTACTGATATGTCCTGTGTGGTTTGATAGCTATGGTTTAGCAGTTTGTTGTTTTACTGTGTTTGTGTGGGGGAAATATGGATTGGAATGTCCTTAtagtaatgtaaatattgtacataACATTAAACAGATATATCAAGTGGCATTTCACAGGTATCAACTAAATATTTGGGTTCATTGATTCACTCTCTCagatttacaaaatgtaaatacctTTAAATAATGGTACAAAATGTCACTCTGCCTTATAGAAATTAAGATAAAAGCAAATCGTTTTTTTGCTTCAAACTACCAAGAAAATATGAGTCCAACTGCTAGCTAGGTTGAACTGCCAAAGTAACTGAGAGAATTTAAGTTTGACAATCATAGTTTTTGTGTCACCTGCAAAgtaagggcgacacttaggtatcactatgtcggcggcATCGGCGGCATTATCGGTATCAAGATGGGCATCGGCGCCAGCGTCCAAGAAAaggtttccgtgcaataacttagtatttattgtccgatttcaactaAATTTGGTATATCgctttatatcaatgtgatCTTGGATGAATTTGttaatggtcaaaatctgtcaaaatACATACAAGAGTTAGcggactttaaaattgtcataaCAGAAAAATTCATGGTTTTtgctcgataactttagtatttattatcccatttcaaacaaatttgcTATATTCCTTAATATATAGGAGATCTCAGAGTGAGTGGTTTTTTACTGGTCAAAATCCcccaatatttgcaagagttatgggacttgataacttcacctaattattaacaatattttcaactgtaattaactattttttgtgatgtaaTTTAAACtactgtgcaggcgacacatctaCTTCCATCACATCTACTTCCATGGAAttcttgttgtttttgttatttcattCAAAGTCTgtttcatgttttacaataattgtTTGAGTGGTTTTGTTTTACTTATAACTTAATGTTGATCAGTACCAGTTACTTTTAATGCATCCATGAAATACCAATAACATacaatttttgttgaaaatgcaTTAAAGTTCATTCTAGGGACAACAAATCCAGAGGGTTCTTGGTCCTGATAGGAAACTGAATGTGTATCATATATCAcagatttattgtttttaatagaaATTATTAATAAAGATTTCAAGTGGTATATTCTTTTCTTAAAAAAAGGAAATCAATTAGCAAATAAAATTCACTTTAAGCTGCTTGGTGCAAATTCCCTGTGAATATTACTAATCTGGTCTATTCATTTTTACTCATTTTATCATGACTATTATCTTGCCACAGGTAATTAATGGTACTTCTAATCCTGTGgacattttattataatcattTGATCCACACTGTTAGAACTTACTTCTAGTCCCTAATGTCATGTTACCATGAGAAAGGTAATGTGCAGTCAGTATTGAAATCATTCTAGTCATTCAAGAAGAAGCATGtgcatgtattttcattttatactcAAGATCAAGctttgaatattttgaataaatatttgttgttttaagTAGATTTACAGATTAATTACAAATGTTGCTTATTTAATTTTGCAAGATCCCTGGAGCtgttgtgaaaaaaaaatcatttatgatcatatattcatgattttgtatttttgattttaaacattacattataatctttTGAATCATTTTTGTTGTTAAATGCATATATAGTGCACATTGATACCTACCTGGTATGTGATTACGAAATCCACCTTAATTGTTTTATACTGTTGATTGTGATTTTATCATGACCTAAATTAGTACCATAAGTattattaaacatgtatattgtataccaAAAGGCTATTTTCTAGAAGGCCAAATTTATCTCTTTACTTCAAAACAGGACTTAATTTATTTCCTTAACAATCTAGGTCTGTGTAAGTTCTGACATTTAAGGTCTCAAATTAAAACATTGTGTGTGCCACGCACACGTATTAGATTGTACATCTTGTACATATGGTGATTATCTgtacatttttatcacatagaGCTATAATCTAATTGTTACATTATCTATTCGCAACTTTAACATCACATTAAAAAAAAGCTACATTATCTATTCGCAACTTTAACATCACATTAAAAAAAAGCTACATTATCTATTCGCAACTTTAACATCACATTAAAAAAAAGCTATTCTAGTTTTGCtgacaaaataattatgtaaccTATGCACcagcaaggacagataactttATACTATAATAAGCTCCTAAAATTGATTTAGCTGGTTTACCTCCccttattttgaaatgaaaagcGACACCAGatttttagataatttaatGTATATTAGATTTTTACACGCCTCAGCATTAAGAGATTATTCCGTAGGTCATCATTATGGAACAAAGTTTGGCTATCTTGCCGTATAACCTATAACAACTAAGAGGACATATAGCTCTGTGGGATTTGAGTAgggtataaatgtatttaataaGGTAACAAAAATACCTGTCACCATAGAGACATCGACATTgggtattgatttagaaaaataatccatttgaaAACTAATGCAGTTGTATGTTTAAACTTATtatatgttatcaagtagtctgaaaaattatgTATAAGCATTTATGTaactatttttagctcacctggtccgaaggaccaaggtgagcttatgc
The nucleotide sequence above comes from Argopecten irradians isolate NY chromosome 1, Ai_NY, whole genome shotgun sequence. Encoded proteins:
- the LOC138315720 gene encoding transmembrane and coiled-coil domain-containing protein 4-like, which codes for MAEDGAKYQLTEAKNGKTQKGKTNFDTEVDNEKDISKILHRKLSDVGAYSYSALCAVSFLQLFEDKWHQEFKKVSMERIVEHLHLPSQARDSVMAIMEGQGFDDARPYVDMVLEETVLEKSGVPVVSDLLTLSISNGCYDSRMRVLIKHIAWQLRVSWDTLEEIEASMADSLDSASHEAYEMSEEEKKEKQKNSRKEKAKRFALIGLATTVGGTLIGLTGGLAAPLVAAGAGAIIGGTGAAVLGSTAGVAIIGSLFGVAGAGLTGYKMKKRVGAVEEFEFEPLVFGSRLKVDPHPAKQLHITVAVSGWLSTSMMDFRYPWYSLAESREQYSLRWESKYLLQLGRAIDYLLGGAMSVATQEALKYTVLSGILSAITWPATLVSMAGVIDNPWSVCIQRATAVGRELAEVLLAREQGQRPVTLIGFSLGARVVFSCLEELSKRKGCEGIIEDAILLGAPVSGDPKLWCGLTRVVSGKIINGYCRGDWLLKFLFRTASVHLTTVAGLSPIKWDNRRMHNIDLSDVVNGHKDYLKQLDVIMKVVGLRTKGDVKLPSKHGDLLSPGNDSDSFTSSDSEVDTTSDVVRNTALPADKDQITRCSEGNVDESDLSFVVLPNGTTCGEGSVDSEAPQSSSDEGRIHSVDELSEDEHQASTKHMLTDSSDLSFEPITENPDSMSKDVPINLSDLNQKSVANHARGSKKDSADLPDLNFKSANDDSRLSMTNPMVLSSESVAEKPKMKSKHVDHIIDDTDLSFMPIDDLPGSDSDFSFEKKAPCNFENLKIKKDEAQNNDSNTPECSNEPSDQSDLSFVEIREDSLEKDGGEEISVDLSNRSFKQYLGTVIDCDLEAD